The following proteins come from a genomic window of Euzebya sp.:
- a CDS encoding NAD(P)/FAD-dependent oxidoreductase, whose amino-acid sequence MRTPEPPVAVIGAGIVGLSTAHALRERGIEVRVYEQGVPGNGQSGGQSRIFRHAHDDPRMVAAAARSRQVYDEWAAQLGIEAVSDDGAVAIGPSVEERLPLLEDAGIDARRIDARELAARIPLLAGYDGPAMLDERGGSIRTTAVITALAESLGDRLVADEVLSVRHVDGEVEVRSGGRTDRYPHVVVCAGRDTPRLVRDLGLTLPVEQAAHVRLTFAVEGEPPPVLATLQDSSGAFGETGVYAAAVPGHGAYAVGLSQTTGVRDDASLLAPDELADLADRAARYVGRALPGLDPDPIDVRHCWVTRLPWGDDGLAVWQADGVLVPAGHNLFKQAPGLGRALADAVAGEGLADDLRPEARLGAS is encoded by the coding sequence TACGAGCAGGGGGTGCCGGGGAACGGGCAGTCCGGCGGGCAGTCGCGGATCTTCCGGCACGCCCACGACGATCCCCGGATGGTCGCCGCGGCCGCCCGCAGCCGGCAGGTGTACGACGAGTGGGCCGCGCAGCTCGGGATCGAGGCGGTGTCCGACGACGGCGCGGTGGCGATCGGCCCGTCGGTCGAGGAACGCCTCCCGCTCCTCGAGGACGCCGGGATCGACGCCCGCCGGATCGACGCGCGGGAGCTGGCGGCGCGCATCCCCCTGCTGGCCGGCTACGACGGGCCGGCGATGCTCGACGAGCGCGGCGGCTCCATCCGCACCACCGCGGTCATCACGGCCCTCGCGGAGTCCCTGGGCGACCGGCTCGTCGCCGACGAGGTCCTCTCGGTGCGGCACGTCGACGGGGAGGTGGAGGTGCGCAGCGGCGGCCGGACCGACCGCTACCCGCACGTCGTCGTGTGCGCCGGCCGGGACACCCCGCGGCTGGTACGCGACCTGGGCCTGACCCTGCCGGTCGAGCAGGCCGCTCACGTGCGCCTGACGTTCGCCGTCGAGGGTGAGCCCCCGCCGGTCCTGGCCACCCTGCAGGACTCGAGCGGGGCATTCGGCGAGACCGGCGTCTACGCCGCGGCGGTACCCGGCCACGGTGCCTACGCGGTCGGCCTGAGCCAGACCACCGGGGTCCGCGACGACGCGAGCCTGCTCGCCCCCGACGAGCTCGCCGACCTGGCCGACCGCGCCGCTCGCTACGTCGGGCGGGCGCTGCCCGGTCTGGACCCCGACCCGATCGACGTCCGGCACTGCTGGGTGACCCGGCTGCCCTGGGGCGACGACGGGCTGGCCGTGTGGCAGGCCGACGGCGTCCTCGTCCCGGCCGGCCACAACCTCTTCAAGCAGGCACCCGGGCTCGGCCGGGCCCTGGCCGATGCGGTTGCGGGGGAGGGGTTGGCGGACGACCTCCGACCGGAGGCGCGGCTGGGTGCGTCCTGA
- a CDS encoding cupin domain-containing protein, protein MSYPDPVYTGDGGEVSATIRRADAEPDLTYPTGVRVHYLRTGASTNGLFGLYRWEMGPESGGPGPHFHRTITESFYVLEGSVEIFDGADWVPAGPGDFAHVPEGGIHGFRNSSGAAASMLLHFAPGAGREAYFEGIARLADMGHDEIQAFFAAHDNHWL, encoded by the coding sequence ATGAGCTACCCCGATCCCGTGTACACCGGCGACGGCGGCGAGGTCTCCGCCACCATCCGCCGGGCCGACGCCGAACCCGACCTCACCTACCCGACCGGCGTGCGCGTCCACTACCTGCGGACCGGCGCCTCCACGAACGGGTTGTTCGGCCTGTACCGCTGGGAGATGGGCCCGGAGTCCGGCGGGCCGGGACCCCACTTCCACCGGACGATCACCGAGTCGTTCTACGTCCTCGAGGGATCGGTGGAGATCTTCGACGGGGCTGACTGGGTGCCCGCTGGGCCGGGTGACTTCGCCCACGTACCCGAAGGTGGGATCCACGGCTTCCGGAACAGCTCGGGCGCGGCGGCGAGCATGTTGCTGCACTTCGCCCCGGGGGCCGGTCGCGAGGCCTACTTCGAGGGCATCGCGCGCCTGGCGGACATGGGCCACGACGAGATCCAGGCCTTCTTCGCCGCGCACGACAACCACTGGCTCTGA
- a CDS encoding DUF1206 domain-containing protein, which translates to MADVDDRLPDGVRPRWLEGLGRFGNASRGILFLVMAGLVLGVARGGGGQDAGATGALQEVAEAPLGTVALLVVALGFAAYAVIRAVHVVVVDDEAEGLALVGRRLVFATHAVAYGLLAVYAVMIALGIGGASSGGSGQTTSRVLSWPAGTWLVGAVGVGVLATGVALAVAGGRREFAGVLRDDLTDRVRRPLVVLGAVGHVLRGVAFALVGWFLLVTAVTHDPDQGGGLDQALREVAEEPFGTAVLIGIAVGFAAYGLFFVAVLWAGRTREPE; encoded by the coding sequence GTGGCTGACGTCGACGACCGGCTGCCCGACGGGGTGCGGCCGCGGTGGCTCGAGGGGCTCGGCAGGTTCGGGAACGCGAGCCGCGGGATCCTGTTCCTGGTCATGGCCGGCCTGGTGCTCGGCGTCGCCCGAGGGGGCGGCGGGCAGGACGCCGGTGCCACGGGTGCCCTCCAGGAGGTCGCGGAGGCGCCCCTCGGCACGGTCGCGCTGCTCGTCGTCGCGCTCGGCTTCGCGGCCTACGCGGTCATCCGTGCGGTGCACGTGGTCGTTGTGGACGACGAGGCCGAGGGGCTGGCCCTGGTCGGCCGACGACTCGTCTTCGCGACGCACGCGGTCGCGTACGGGCTGCTGGCGGTGTACGCCGTCATGATCGCCCTGGGCATCGGCGGTGCGTCGTCGGGAGGGTCCGGGCAGACGACCTCGCGGGTGCTGTCATGGCCGGCGGGGACCTGGCTCGTCGGGGCGGTCGGCGTCGGCGTGCTGGCGACCGGGGTCGCGCTGGCCGTCGCCGGCGGACGTCGGGAGTTCGCCGGGGTGCTGCGCGACGACCTCACCGATCGGGTCAGACGCCCCCTGGTGGTCCTGGGCGCGGTCGGGCACGTCCTGCGGGGCGTGGCGTTCGCCCTTGTCGGGTGGTTCCTCCTGGTGACCGCGGTGACCCACGACCCGGACCAGGGCGGTGGGTTGGACCAGGCCCTGCGCGAGGTCGCCGAGGAACCCTTCGGCACCGCCGTGCTGATCGGGATCGCGGTGGGGTTCGCCGCCTACGGGCTGTTCTTCGTGGCCGTGCTCTGGGCGGGGCGGACCAGGGAGCCGGAGTAG